In the Streptomyces sp. BHT-5-2 genome, one interval contains:
- a CDS encoding ferredoxin, whose amino-acid sequence MAEPERWRVTVDRGVCIGSGLCAGTAPERFRLDTARQSHPVEPETEPVDTVLAAAEGCPVEAITITTVDGDEPVFPPEE is encoded by the coding sequence ATGGCGGAGCCGGAGCGCTGGCGGGTGACGGTGGACCGGGGCGTCTGCATCGGCTCGGGCCTGTGCGCCGGGACCGCGCCGGAGCGGTTCCGCCTGGACACGGCGCGGCAGTCGCACCCCGTCGAACCGGAGACCGAGCCCGTGGACACCGTCCTGGCGGCCGCCGAGGGCTGCCCGGTGGAGGCGATCACGATCACCACGGTGGACGGCGACGAGCCGGTGTTCCCGCCGGAGGAGTGA
- a CDS encoding aldehyde dehydrogenase yields MSDLVEHGKLYIGGELVDPAGPDTIEVVSPHTERVIGRVPHAARADVDRAVAAARASFASGVWADAPLAERIAVVSRIKDAFAVRSEEFARVIGAQNGTPVTSGVMVQSLAAMMVWDAALTVARDFPFEERRAGALGPLLVRREPVGVVAAVVPWNVPQFTAAAKLAPALLAGCSVVLKVSPETPLDAYLLAEIVTGAGLPEGVLSILPADREVSEYLVGHPGVDKVSFTGSVAAGRRVMEVAARNLSRVTLELGGKSAAVILPDADLDAAVAGIAPFAWMINGQACVAQTRILAPRSRYDEIAERFAAAAGALTVGDPLDPATELGPLVARRQQQRSLDYIALGQQEGAKVLAGGGRPTGQPTGWYVEPTLFGDVDNGMRIAREEIFGPVICLLPYGDEEEAVRIADDSEYGLSGSVWTADVEHGIDIARRVRTGTYSVNTFSIDMLGPFGGYKNSGIGREFGPEGFAEYLEHKMIHLPAGA; encoded by the coding sequence ATGAGCGACCTCGTCGAACACGGAAAGCTCTACATAGGCGGTGAGTTGGTCGACCCGGCCGGTCCGGACACGATCGAGGTCGTCTCGCCGCACACCGAACGGGTCATCGGCCGGGTCCCGCACGCCGCGCGGGCCGACGTCGACCGGGCGGTGGCCGCGGCCCGCGCCTCCTTCGCGTCCGGTGTGTGGGCCGATGCCCCGCTGGCGGAGCGGATCGCGGTGGTGAGCCGGATCAAGGACGCCTTCGCGGTGCGCAGCGAGGAGTTCGCCCGGGTCATCGGAGCGCAGAACGGGACGCCGGTCACCTCGGGCGTCATGGTCCAGTCGCTGGCCGCGATGATGGTGTGGGACGCGGCGCTCACGGTGGCCCGGGACTTCCCGTTCGAGGAGCGCCGGGCCGGGGCGCTGGGACCGCTGCTGGTGCGCCGGGAACCGGTGGGCGTGGTGGCGGCCGTGGTGCCGTGGAACGTCCCGCAGTTCACCGCCGCCGCCAAGCTCGCGCCGGCCCTGCTGGCCGGGTGCTCGGTGGTGCTGAAGGTCTCGCCAGAGACGCCGCTGGACGCGTATCTGCTGGCGGAGATCGTGACCGGGGCCGGGCTGCCGGAGGGGGTGCTGTCGATCCTGCCGGCCGACCGGGAGGTGAGCGAGTACCTGGTCGGGCACCCGGGCGTGGACAAGGTCTCGTTCACCGGGTCGGTGGCGGCCGGCAGGCGGGTCATGGAGGTCGCCGCGCGCAACCTCAGCCGGGTCACCCTGGAACTGGGCGGCAAGTCCGCGGCGGTGATCCTGCCGGACGCGGACCTGGACGCGGCGGTGGCCGGGATCGCTCCGTTCGCCTGGATGATCAACGGGCAGGCGTGCGTGGCGCAGACCCGGATCCTCGCCCCGCGCAGCCGTTACGACGAGATCGCCGAGCGGTTCGCCGCGGCGGCGGGCGCACTGACCGTCGGCGACCCGCTGGATCCGGCCACCGAGCTCGGACCGCTGGTCGCCCGCCGCCAGCAGCAGCGTTCGCTGGACTACATCGCGCTGGGGCAGCAGGAGGGCGCCAAGGTCCTGGCGGGCGGCGGCCGTCCGACGGGGCAGCCGACCGGCTGGTACGTCGAGCCGACGCTCTTCGGCGACGTCGACAACGGCATGCGGATCGCCCGGGAGGAGATCTTCGGCCCGGTGATCTGCCTGCTCCCGTACGGGGACGAGGAGGAGGCGGTGCGGATCGCCGACGACTCCGAGTACGGGCTGTCGGGGTCGGTGTGGACGGCCGACGTCGAGCACGGCATCGACATCGCCCGGCGGGTGCGCACTGGCACGTACTCGGTGAACACCTTCAGCATCGACATGCTCGGACCGTTCGGCGGCTACAAGAACTCCGGCATCGGGCGGGAGTTCGGCCCCGAGGGGTTCGCCGAATACCTGGAGCACAAGATGATCCACCTGCCGGCGGGTGCCTGA
- a CDS encoding MBL fold metallo-hydrolase, which translates to MAPQVIDHRGGVWSIAVPIPDNPLGHTLVHLLETDRGPVLVDTGWDDPGSWDTLTAGITACGFGPADLHGVVLTHHHPDHHGLSAKVRETSGAWIAMHDADAAVVRRTREAEPGRWLDHLLATLTAAGAPDGHLEPLRAARAAGRGGRPPGRRAALPDRGIEPGELLDLPGRRLRAIWTPGHTPGHVCLHLEEAHPALADRPRPDAARPAGFGRLFSGDHLLPGITPHIGLYEDPDDIAPDLLDRGDPLGDYLDSLERIARLAPAEVLPAHQHAFPDAAGRVQELIAHHEERLAGLRALLREPLTSWQLAASMRWNRPWGDIPPASRTIAVSEAEAHLRHLVKRGHVEVVAGSDPVRYMAV; encoded by the coding sequence ATGGCACCGCAGGTGATCGACCACAGGGGCGGAGTGTGGAGCATCGCCGTCCCCATCCCCGACAACCCGCTCGGCCACACCCTCGTCCACCTCCTGGAGACCGACCGCGGCCCGGTCCTCGTCGACACCGGCTGGGACGACCCCGGCTCCTGGGACACCCTCACCGCCGGCATCACCGCCTGCGGCTTCGGCCCCGCCGATCTCCACGGCGTGGTGCTCACCCACCACCACCCCGACCACCACGGCCTGTCCGCCAAGGTGCGGGAGACCTCCGGCGCCTGGATCGCCATGCACGACGCGGACGCCGCGGTGGTCCGGCGCACCCGCGAGGCGGAGCCCGGCCGGTGGCTGGACCATCTGCTCGCCACACTCACCGCGGCCGGGGCACCGGACGGCCACCTGGAGCCACTGCGGGCCGCCCGCGCCGCCGGACGCGGCGGACGCCCGCCCGGCCGCCGGGCCGCACTGCCCGACCGCGGCATCGAACCCGGCGAGCTCCTCGACCTACCCGGCCGCCGCCTGCGCGCGATCTGGACGCCGGGCCACACCCCCGGCCACGTCTGCCTCCACCTGGAGGAGGCCCACCCCGCGCTCGCGGACCGCCCCCGCCCGGACGCCGCCCGCCCGGCCGGCTTCGGCCGGCTCTTCTCCGGCGACCACCTCCTCCCCGGCATCACCCCGCACATCGGCCTGTACGAGGACCCCGACGACATCGCCCCCGACCTGCTCGACCGGGGCGATCCGCTCGGCGACTACCTCGACTCGCTCGAACGGATCGCCCGGCTCGCTCCGGCGGAGGTGCTGCCGGCCCACCAGCACGCCTTCCCCGACGCCGCGGGCCGCGTCCAGGAACTGATCGCCCACCACGAGGAGCGCCTCGCCGGCCTGCGCGCGCTGCTGCGCGAGCCGCTCACCTCCTGGCAGCTCGCCGCGTCGATGCGGTGGAACCGCCCCTGGGGCGACATCCCGCCCGCCTCCCGCACCATCGCGGTCTCCGAGGCCGAGGCGCACCTACGGCACCTGGTCAAGCGCGGGCATGTGGAGGTGGTGGCCGGCTCGGATCCGGTCCGGTACATGGCGGTTTAG
- a CDS encoding prenyltransferase/squalene oxidase repeat-containing protein translates to MAPTAPQATAPQPHSAAPRARRAATALAAAATAAVLAGAAAPVAYADGPAAPQPSQQKLPKGLYGAKDPQYDGVWRQSLALLAQHTVGVRPATSAVDWLAGQQCADGAFAAYRPEPGKACDAATMRDTNQTAAAIQALTALGGHGDTVQKAVQWLKSVQHEDGGWSSMPGGQGGEESDANSTAVVIGALAAAGEKPESVTAKGGKSPYDALLTFRLGCDAKEAERGAFTFQLKNSAPNADATAAAVTGALGQGFVVAPAGKAANRPVKAPDCAKDAMRGSGADARAAAADGGANWLVGQLDAGGQHLRSAMPGAEQQPDVGNTADTVVALAAGGHGAAAQKPLAWLEKNAGAWAKQNGPAAYAQLILAAHATGTDPRAFGGTDLVSALDATGPAPAATAAPSPAAEQDTSDGGGFGPWWVIGVGLAIGAGIGFLISGRNKNKNAL, encoded by the coding sequence ATGGCCCCCACGGCTCCCCAGGCCACCGCGCCGCAGCCGCACTCCGCCGCCCCCCGGGCGCGCCGCGCCGCCACGGCGCTGGCCGCCGCGGCGACCGCCGCCGTGCTGGCCGGCGCCGCGGCCCCCGTCGCGTACGCCGACGGCCCGGCGGCTCCGCAGCCCTCGCAGCAGAAGCTGCCCAAGGGCCTGTACGGCGCCAAGGACCCGCAGTACGACGGCGTGTGGCGGCAGTCGCTGGCGCTGCTGGCGCAGCACACGGTGGGGGTCCGCCCGGCAACGTCCGCGGTGGACTGGCTGGCGGGGCAGCAGTGCGCCGACGGGGCGTTCGCCGCGTACCGGCCGGAGCCCGGCAAGGCGTGCGACGCGGCCACGATGCGGGACACCAACCAGACCGCCGCCGCGATCCAGGCGCTGACCGCGCTCGGCGGGCACGGCGACACCGTGCAGAAGGCCGTGCAGTGGCTGAAGTCCGTCCAGCACGAGGACGGCGGCTGGAGCTCGATGCCCGGTGGGCAGGGCGGCGAGGAGAGCGACGCCAACTCCACCGCGGTGGTGATCGGCGCGCTCGCCGCGGCCGGTGAGAAGCCGGAGTCGGTGACGGCGAAGGGCGGCAAGTCGCCGTACGACGCGCTGCTGACGTTCCGGCTCGGGTGCGATGCGAAGGAGGCCGAGCGCGGGGCGTTCACCTTCCAGCTGAAGAACTCCGCGCCGAACGCCGACGCGACCGCGGCCGCCGTCACCGGGGCCCTGGGCCAGGGCTTCGTCGTGGCGCCGGCGGGCAAGGCCGCGAACCGGCCGGTCAAGGCGCCGGACTGCGCGAAGGACGCGATGCGGGGCAGCGGCGCGGACGCCCGGGCGGCGGCCGCGGACGGCGGCGCGAACTGGCTCGTCGGGCAGTTGGACGCCGGCGGGCAGCATCTGCGGTCCGCGATGCCGGGCGCCGAGCAGCAGCCCGACGTCGGCAACACCGCGGACACGGTGGTCGCGCTGGCAGCCGGCGGGCACGGCGCGGCCGCCCAGAAGCCGTTGGCGTGGCTGGAGAAGAACGCCGGGGCCTGGGCGAAGCAGAACGGCCCGGCCGCGTACGCCCAGTTGATCCTCGCCGCGCACGCCACCGGCACCGACCCGCGGGCGTTCGGCGGCACCGACCTGGTGAGCGCGCTCGACGCGACCGGGCCCGCGCCGGCCGCGACCGCCGCGCCGTCGCCGGCGGCGGAGCAGGACACCTCGGACGGGGGCGGCTTCGGCCCGTGGTGGGTGATCGGTGTCGGGCTGGCCATCGGCGCCGGCATCGGCTTCCTGATCAGCGGCCGCAACAAGAACAAGAACGCGCTGTGA
- a CDS encoding SCO2322 family protein, with the protein MSRLRHGWTRRAAGGLLLAGAVAGLGAGPAQAQQYRYWSFWDGGAPAAGGKKTAWAYATEGPGTARPADGAVVGFRFSVSADSVKAAGPRTAPDFAALCGTTPARSGDKRIGVVIDFGTAADAPPGERPPAGRTGCARVPADASAGEALAAVAKPLRYDADALLCGIAGYPRSGCAEQVDGSGAQPKTTATAERGAGGAAGGDDDGGPSAGVLGGIGAVVVLGAAGVWQARRRRG; encoded by the coding sequence GTGAGCAGGCTGCGGCACGGTTGGACCCGGCGGGCCGCCGGCGGGCTGCTGCTGGCGGGGGCGGTGGCCGGTCTGGGGGCCGGGCCCGCCCAGGCGCAGCAGTACCGCTACTGGTCCTTCTGGGACGGCGGTGCCCCGGCCGCCGGTGGCAAGAAGACCGCGTGGGCGTACGCGACGGAGGGGCCCGGCACCGCACGGCCGGCCGACGGGGCCGTGGTGGGCTTCCGCTTCTCGGTGAGCGCGGACTCCGTCAAGGCGGCCGGCCCGCGCACCGCCCCTGACTTCGCCGCGCTCTGCGGTACGACCCCGGCCCGGTCCGGGGACAAGCGGATCGGCGTGGTGATCGACTTCGGCACCGCGGCGGACGCCCCGCCCGGTGAGCGTCCGCCGGCCGGGCGCACCGGCTGTGCCCGGGTGCCCGCGGACGCCTCGGCGGGCGAGGCGCTGGCGGCGGTCGCCAAGCCGCTGCGCTACGACGCCGATGCGCTGCTGTGCGGGATCGCGGGCTATCCGCGGTCCGGTTGCGCGGAGCAGGTGGACGGGAGCGGGGCGCAGCCGAAGACCACGGCGACGGCCGAACGCGGTGCCGGCGGTGCCGCGGGCGGGGACGACGACGGGGGGCCGTCGGCCGGTGTCCTCGGCGGTATCGGGGCCGTGGTGGTGCTGGGCGCGGCCGGCGTGTGGCAGGCGCGCCGGCGGCGCGGATGA
- a CDS encoding energy-coupling factor transporter transmembrane protein EcfT, protein MRAPRATRSTALHAGAWWVWALGLATAASRTTNPLLLGLLVGVAGYVVAARRTDAPWARSYSAFVKLGLVVLGIRLVFAFVLGSPIPGTHTLVTLPELPLPDWAKGVRVGGRVTAEGMVFALYDGLKLATLLICVGAANALANPARLLKSLPGALYEAGVAVVVAMTFAPNLVADVQRLRAARRLRGRPDRGVAALLQVGLPVLEGALERSVALAAAMDARGYGRTAQVPPAVRRLTSVLTLGGLLGVCAGTYGLLGDSGGGYGLPLLAVGLVAALAGLWLGGRRSVRTRYRPEAWGVRAWLVSGSGVAVAALMIAANGCAPGALHPPAVPLTAPVLPLWPALSLLVGLVPAVVAPAPGPTRGGARGPGRTAGSAASSSASASSSASASSPPSSSSASSPPNAHGTSGTSPTSRSSPLSRPSDSDPCTKESAQ, encoded by the coding sequence ATGAGGGCCCCGCGCGCCACCCGCAGTACCGCGTTGCACGCGGGCGCCTGGTGGGTGTGGGCGCTCGGCCTGGCGACCGCGGCGTCCCGGACCACCAATCCGCTGCTCCTGGGGCTGCTGGTGGGAGTGGCCGGCTATGTCGTGGCGGCACGCCGGACCGATGCGCCGTGGGCCCGGTCGTACAGCGCGTTCGTCAAGCTCGGGCTGGTGGTGCTGGGCATCCGGCTGGTCTTCGCTTTCGTGCTGGGTTCGCCGATCCCCGGTACCCACACCCTGGTGACGCTGCCCGAACTCCCGCTTCCCGACTGGGCGAAGGGGGTCCGGGTGGGCGGCCGGGTGACCGCGGAGGGCATGGTCTTCGCGCTGTACGACGGGTTGAAGCTGGCCACGCTGCTGATCTGTGTGGGCGCCGCCAACGCGCTGGCCAATCCTGCCCGGTTGCTGAAGTCGCTGCCCGGTGCGCTGTACGAGGCCGGAGTGGCGGTGGTGGTCGCGATGACCTTCGCGCCGAACCTGGTGGCGGACGTACAGCGGCTGCGGGCGGCCCGCCGGCTGCGCGGCCGCCCGGACCGCGGGGTCGCGGCGCTGCTACAGGTGGGACTGCCGGTGCTGGAGGGCGCGTTGGAGCGGTCGGTGGCGCTGGCCGCGGCCATGGACGCCCGCGGCTACGGGCGGACGGCCCAGGTGCCGCCCGCCGTGCGGCGGTTGACGTCGGTGCTGACCCTGGGCGGGCTGCTCGGGGTGTGCGCGGGGACGTACGGGCTGCTGGGCGATTCCGGGGGCGGCTACGGGCTGCCGCTGCTGGCGGTCGGTCTGGTGGCCGCGCTGGCCGGGCTGTGGCTGGGTGGCCGCCGGTCGGTGCGGACGCGCTACCGGCCCGAGGCGTGGGGCGTCCGGGCCTGGCTGGTGTCCGGTTCGGGGGTCGCGGTCGCGGCGCTGATGATCGCGGCGAACGGCTGTGCGCCGGGGGCCCTGCATCCGCCGGCGGTGCCGCTGACGGCGCCGGTGCTGCCGCTGTGGCCGGCGCTTTCGCTGCTGGTGGGGTTGGTGCCGGCGGTGGTGGCGCCGGCACCGGGGCCCACGCGGGGCGGAGCCCGCGGTCCGGGCCGGACGGCCGGCTCGGCGGCGTCTTCTTCGGCTTCGGCGTCTTCTTCGGCTTCGGCGTCTTCGCCACCGTCGTCTTCATCGGCTTCCTCTCCCCCTAACGCCCATGGCACCTCTGGAACCTCTCCCACCTCGCGTAGCTCTCCTCTCTCCCGTCCCTCCGATTCCGACCCGTGCACGAAGGAGTCCGCCCAGTGA
- a CDS encoding ABC transporter ATP-binding protein, with amino-acid sequence MIRFEEVSVTYGDAAAPAVQGVDLTVPEGELCLLVGPSGVGKSTLLNAVSGLVPHFTGGTLHGRVTVGGRDTRIHPPRELADVVGTVGQDPLAHFVTDTVEDELAYGMESLGLAPDVMRRRVEETLDLLGLAELRDRAVRTLSGGQMQRVAIGSVLTTHPKVLVLDEPTSALDPGAAEEVLAVLQRLVHDLGTTVLMAEHRLERVVQYADQVILLPGPGAAPVMGDPAGMMAASPVRPPVVELGRLAGWAPLPLTVRDARRKAAGLRDRLSALAAPSPGPVAGPGGRPGAGPGEDSGDGPGADTEPVAAVAGLGVHRDRTPVLHGVGLTVRPGETVALMGRNGAGKSTLLRTLVGMHPPSAGSVRVGGAVPHKARPRELLRRVGLVPQEPRDLLSADTVAAECAAADRDADAPAGSCRELVTRLLPGVPDAAHPRDLSEGQRLTLALAVVLTARPPLLLLDEPTRGLDYAAKARLVEVVRGLAAEGQACVLATHDVELAAELAHRVVILADGEVVADGPTEDVVVSSPAFAPQVAKVLAPLPWLTVAQVARSLEGASA; translated from the coding sequence GTGATCCGCTTCGAGGAGGTCTCGGTCACCTATGGGGACGCCGCCGCGCCGGCCGTCCAGGGGGTCGACCTGACCGTGCCCGAGGGGGAGCTGTGCCTCCTCGTCGGCCCGTCCGGGGTCGGCAAGTCGACGCTGCTGAACGCCGTGAGCGGGCTGGTGCCGCACTTCACCGGTGGCACCCTGCACGGCCGGGTGACCGTCGGCGGGCGGGACACCCGCATCCATCCGCCGCGTGAACTGGCCGATGTGGTCGGGACGGTGGGCCAGGACCCGCTGGCGCACTTCGTCACCGACACCGTCGAGGACGAACTGGCCTACGGCATGGAGTCGCTGGGGCTCGCCCCGGACGTGATGCGCCGCCGGGTCGAGGAGACCCTGGACCTGCTGGGCCTGGCCGAGCTGCGGGACCGTGCCGTCCGCACGCTGTCCGGCGGGCAGATGCAGCGGGTGGCGATCGGTTCGGTGCTGACGACCCACCCCAAGGTCCTGGTGCTGGACGAGCCGACGTCGGCGCTGGACCCGGGGGCCGCCGAGGAGGTGCTGGCGGTGCTGCAGCGGCTGGTGCACGACCTGGGGACGACGGTGCTGATGGCCGAGCACCGGCTGGAGCGGGTGGTGCAGTACGCGGACCAGGTGATCCTGCTGCCGGGGCCCGGTGCGGCCCCGGTGATGGGCGATCCGGCCGGCATGATGGCCGCTTCGCCGGTGCGGCCGCCGGTGGTCGAACTGGGCCGGCTGGCCGGCTGGGCACCGCTGCCGCTGACGGTGCGGGACGCCCGCCGGAAGGCGGCCGGGCTGCGGGACCGGCTGTCGGCGCTGGCCGCACCGTCTCCCGGACCGGTGGCGGGACCGGGAGGCCGGCCGGGAGCCGGGCCGGGCGAGGACTCCGGCGACGGACCGGGGGCGGACACCGAGCCGGTCGCCGCGGTCGCGGGGCTCGGCGTCCACCGGGACCGCACTCCGGTGCTGCACGGCGTCGGGCTGACCGTCCGGCCCGGCGAGACCGTCGCCCTGATGGGACGGAACGGTGCCGGCAAGTCGACACTGCTGCGCACGCTGGTCGGGATGCATCCGCCGTCGGCGGGCTCGGTGCGGGTCGGGGGCGCCGTCCCGCACAAGGCGCGGCCGCGGGAGCTGCTGCGCCGGGTCGGCCTGGTGCCGCAGGAGCCGCGCGACCTGCTGTCCGCGGACACCGTGGCGGCGGAGTGCGCCGCGGCTGACCGGGACGCGGACGCACCGGCCGGGAGCTGCCGGGAGCTGGTCACGCGACTGCTGCCCGGGGTGCCGGATGCGGCCCATCCGCGGGATCTGTCCGAGGGACAGCGGCTGACCCTGGCGCTGGCGGTGGTGCTGACCGCCCGGCCGCCGCTGCTGCTGCTCGACGAGCCCACCCGGGGCCTGGACTACGCGGCCAAGGCGCGGCTGGTCGAGGTCGTCCGGGGGCTGGCCGCCGAGGGGCAGGCGTGCGTGCTGGCCACGCACGATGTGGAGCTGGCCGCCGAACTCGCGCACCGGGTGGTGATCCTGGCGGACGGGGAGGTCGTCGCGGACGGTCCGACCGAGGACGTGGTGGTCTCCTCCCCCGCGTTCGCCCCGCAGGTCGCCAAGGTGCTGGCGCCGCTGCCGTGGCTGACCGTCGCCCAAGTGGCCCGTTCCCTGGAAGGGGCGTCGGCGTGA